The Podospora pseudocomata strain CBS 415.72m chromosome 1 map unlocalized CBS415.72m_1, whole genome shotgun sequence genome has a segment encoding these proteins:
- a CDS encoding uncharacterized protein (EggNog:ENOG503NW4R; BUSCO:EOG09260WU6; COG:B; COG:D) yields the protein MPRVSAAHRRSVSRVPSGNMAASPFKSPVKMPLNDDAQEKAQRSHGRKALHEAHVNQLRQAATEGAARATTPRRQSLALVDLDGVDSPDNSQSNPRTPNNNRRRRHSGRENFLDDENDVVIGGKAVTPMKRVPILANFEEWMKMATDNKINAANSWNFALIDYFHDMSLLKEGDGVNFQKASCTLDGCVKIYTSRVDSVATETGKLLSGLADSRDSKRKKGEEEEDEEEDEVDEDGNVRKKAKKKTQRSSEATLAPSFASLQLKKFELEFAVDPLFKKASADFDEGGAKGLLLNHLMIDSQGRIVFDSSDDANDASTSRTRKKKAEEGGVEGGEDEGMDGSMQDQEDTEMPEEEEDEGDIEIDVVGLGQRFFPDLSRLDEMDVCPSLKEFDIGDPSGSLDIPFLRAPEDWRDQEKEKTPGAGNKSEMYIDDENPLGFDDFDGLGTFDLGGDVAFGEGGEAWAREAALEPQMMRVFDAGLGLGNDGGEAEGEGDAVDLMDTANPDYVISMTHAQKADKVHEDILSYFDQALQKNWSNAEHWRIRKIKDNNKTTEPAKQRKEKQPFEIDFASPLDPASADAIYTSATSNTTISMAKKDWKSKTRNLLPDDKHFNSKQLLSLFLKPKARLHSRKKLTSGHHDAVSARRAEALDSNGPVELNEAFWASQKAPESNPLSDDLPQGDYDANFFQDDGLPFAGGDADDDDMDDEFADAREHFSPDLPLGNQGGMTEVGMTGAFGGMTVTNPADLAFGTMLVTQSRRVRPEYVQYARVAKKVDVRRLKEEIWKGMGLEKLEEAPPPAPTPESPTPEDPELKFTDVMNGLQRVYPKPVMDDISTSYCFICLLHLANEKGLVISKTEGLEELTIRKDWGAEISIGGE from the exons ATGCCTCGTGTATCAGCGGCGCACCGCAGAAGCGTGAGCCGGGTCCCCTCGGGGAACATGGCCGCCTCACCCTTCAAGTCGCCAGTGAA AATGCCCCTCAACGACGACGCCCAAGAAAAAGCCCAGCGCTCCCACGGCCGCAAAGCCCTCCACGAAGCCCACGTCAACCAGCTCCGTCAAGCCGCCACCGAAGGCGCCGCCCGCGCAAccaccccccgccgccagtccctcgccctcgtcgACCTCGACGGCGTAGACTCGCCCGACAACTCCCAATCCAACCCCCGCactcccaacaacaaccgccgccgccggcacAGCGGCAGGGAAaacttcctcgacgacgaaAACGACGTCGTGATCGGCGGCAAGGCCGTCACGCCCATGAAGCGGGTGCCCATCCTGGCCAACTTTGAGGagtggatgaagatggcgaccGACAACAAGATCAACGCGGCCAACTCGTGGAACTTTGCTTTGATCGACTACTTTCATGACATGAGCTTGctgaaggagggggatggggtcaATTTCCAAAAGGCGAGCTGCACGCTGGACGGGTGTGTCAAGATTTACACCAGCAGGGTGGACAGTGTGGCGACCGAGACGGGCAAGTTGCTGAGCGGGTTGGCGGATAGTAGGGAtagcaagaggaagaagggggaggaggaggaggatgaggaggaggatgaggtggatgaggatgggaatgtgaggaagaaggccaagaagaagacgcagCGGTCGTCTGAGGCGACGCTGGCGCCGTCGTTTGCTTCGTTGCAGTTGAAGAAGTTTGAGCTGGAGTTTGCGGTGGATCCGCTTTTCAAGAAGGCGTCGGCGGAttttgatgaggggggtgcgaaagggttgttgttgaatcATTTGATGATTGATTCGCAGGGGAGGATTGTGTTTGATAGTAGTGACGATGCGAATGATGCGTCGActtcgaggacgaggaagaagaaggcggaggagggaggggtggaagggggagaggacgagggtATGGATGGGTCGATGCAGGATCAGGAAGACACGGAAAtgcccgaggaggaggaggacgagggggatATTGAGATTGATGTTGTCGGGCTTGGGCAGAGGTTCTTCCCGGACCTGAGCCggttggatgagatggatgtgTGTCCTTCGCTCAAGGAGTTTGATATTGGCGATCCTTCTGGTTCGCTTGACATTCCCTTCCTTAGAGCGCCGGAGGATTGGCGAgaccaggagaaggagaagacccCCGGGGCTGGCAACAAGTCTGAGATGTACATCGACGACGAGAACCCCCTCGGCTTTGACGACTTTGACGGCCTCGGCACCTTCGATCTCGGCGGCGATGTTGCCttcggcgagggcggtgaaGCCTGGGCTCGTGAAGCTGCTCTCGAACCCCAAATGATGCGTGTCTTTGACGCCGGCCTCGGTTTGGGCAACGACGGCGGGGAAGCAGAAGGTGAAGGCGACGCGGTCGACCTCATGGACACGGCCAACCCAGACTACGTCATCTCCATGACCCACGCCCAAAAAGCTGACAAGGTCCACGAGGACATCCTCAGCTACTTTgaccaagccctccaaaagaACTGGTCCAACGCCGAGCACTGGCGCATCCGCAAGAtcaaggacaacaacaagaccaccGAACCTGCCAAGCAGCgcaaggagaagcagcctTTTGAAATCGACTTTGCCTCGCCCTTGGACCCCGCCAGCGCAGACGCGATTTACACCTCTGCGACGTCAAACACGACCATTTCCATGGCGAAGAAGGACTGGAAGTCAAAGACGCGGAACCTGCTGCCGGACGACAAGCACTTCAACAGCAAGCAGCTCTTGTCCTTGTTCCTCAAGCCCAAGGCCCGCCTCCACAGCAGGAAGAAGCTCACCTCGGGCCATCACGACGCCGTGTCCGCCCGCCGAGCGGAAGCCTTGGACAGCAACGGGCCGGTGGAGCTTAACGAGGCGTTTTGGGCTTCGCAAAAGGCGCCGGAGAGCAACCCGCTCTCGGATGATTTACCGCAGGGAGACTACGATGCGAACTTCTTCCAGGATGACGGGCTGCCTTTTGCGGGTGGGGAtgcggatgatgacgacaTGGATGATGAGTTTGCGGATGCGAGGGAGCACTTCTCTCCGGACTTGCCGTTGGGGAACCAGGGGGGTATGACGGAGGTGGGCATGACGGGGGCGTTTGGGGGGATGACGGTGACGAACCCGGCGGATCTGGCGTTTGGGACGATGCTGGTCACGcagtcgaggagggtgaggccCGAGTATGTCCAGTATGCGAGGGTGGCGAAGAAGGTggatgtgaggaggttgaaggaggagatttggaaggggatggggttggagaagttggag GAggcaccaccccctgccCCTACACCTGAGAGCCCCACGCCGGAGGATCCAGAGTTGAAGTTCACCGATGTGATGAACGGGCTGCAGAGGGTGTACCCCAAGCCGGTGATGGATGACATCTCGACGAGTTACTGCTTTATCTGCCTGTTGCATTTGGCGAAcgagaaggggttggtgattaGCAAGACggaggggctggaggagttgaCGATTAGGAAGGATTGGGGGGCAGAGATTTCGATTGGCGGGGAGTAG
- a CDS encoding uncharacterized protein (EggNog:ENOG503NU3I; COG:P), giving the protein MPPPLRTRSRYSSRPVVTAFLLITIITTYYALFSPASDIASRQQLHRRSSKLVARHVDDNVARVENVDCRMVHSAEDQCAFILANCEDDEAGLVHYLSFYYCTLGGAKPVAFAILASWLGLLFTTIGIAASDFFSVNLSTIASVLGLSESLAGVTFLAFGNGSPDVFSTFAAMGSNSGSMAVGELIGAAGFITAVVAGSMALVREFKVSKRTFVRDIAFFIVAISFTMVCLADGELHLWECLCMIGFYLFYVAVVVGWHWFTARRRRQRLRDVASRTHYFGPSGRGTEEFEPYRDEPEDDSAPVGGRSSSAPEVADISVLERAPRIEVDGVEVPAAPSPEDQEDRELHVATEMANSMRANRPRWTRSNTTTIAPIRPSLVGVLEFRSVLSSLQKARNMHMGPLPTRANSGHQRASSTAELPRGRPRNSTLPAHLPTNSRERALSHGNNPLNLPNDALPQPEFAHGRPSTRMSSASCTVDGMLAPPLGSLTAAIDHAMREEQSPGQSPMPSPRLQLQIPPSHSRTSSGHSSPSLSPFPGFMESPALLTPASPEHPPAFPFSDSLDMRRQSISGFPDHVEEPKPVRWWPYSVLPPPHVLLATLFPTLQGWREKTWWDKILSVISVPSIFLLVTTLPVVETDAGDGESSEVDFLDSPPFGQPGNTAVSVSVMEANLAEPETEWEEYRRRTKSVSSRSMISPSASQLSLQQPPDSSSTLVSGSDRQQQPQFPNSTPVTPQVNKPVSLEPDRVTTASEHPTGWNRWLVALQLFTGPMFVVLIGWANTMEDYADPTKTLLMLVLYSLVVSLCLLAALLLTTSPDSKPKYHFLLCFLGFVISVAWISTIAGEVVGAMKAFGVILDISEAILGLTVFAVGNSLGDLVADVTVARLGYPVMALAACFGGPMLNILLGIGIGGAWMGITKANKRHRKHPDRPIEYKPYHIQVGGTLMISAATVLMTLIVLLILVPGNNWMMTRRIGWVLIAIWSVSTLVNLVVELTGVWADVS; this is encoded by the exons ATgccacctcctctccgcaCGCGGAGCAGATACAGCTCCCGCCCTGTTGTGACGGCCTTCTTGCTTATCACGATAATAACGACGTATTATGCGCTCTTCTCGCCAGCATCAGACATCGCCAGTCGGCAACAACTACACCGGCGCAGTTCGAAACTTGTCGCGCGACATGTCGACGACAATGTGGCGAGAGTGGAAAACGTCGACTGTCGCATGGTGCACAGCGCCGAGGACCAATGCGCcttcatcctcgccaactgcgaagacgacgaagccGGGCTCGTCCATTACTTGTCGTTTTACTACTGCACCCTCGGCGGCGCGAAACCCGTCGCCTTTGCGATTCTTGCCAGCTGGCTTGGTTTGCTATTTACGACTATCGGGATTGCCGCCAGTGACTTCTTCAGCGTGAATCTCAGCACCATCGCCAGTGTCCTGGGTCTGAGTGAGAGCTTGGCAGGGGTTACGTTTCTCGCGTTTGGAAATGGCTCTCCGGATGTGTTTAGCACCTTTGCCGCCATGGGGTCTAATAGCGGGAGTATGGCCGTTGGCGAGCTGATAGGAGCGGCTGGCTTCATTACTGCCGTTGTGGCGGGTTCCATGGCGTTGGTGCGGGAATTTAAGGTCAGCAAGCGCACCTTTGTGCGGgacatcgccttcttcatcgtGGCTATTAGCTTTACGATGGTTTGTCTGGCGGATGGCGAGCTGCACTTGTGGGAGTGTTTGTGCATGATTGGGTTTTACCTATTTTAtgtggcggttgttgttgggtggcaTTGGTTTACGGCTAGGAGGAGACGTCAAAGGTTACGAGATGTTGCGTCCCGTACGCACTATTTCGGGCCTTCGGGTAGGGGAACGGAAGAGTTCGAGCCGTATCGTGATGAGCCAGAAGATGATTCGGCACCGGTGGGCGGCCGGTCGAGCAGTGCTCCGGAGGTTGCCGATATCAGTGTCTTGGAGCGGGCTCCACGAatcgaggttgatggtgtcgaggtcCCGGCCGCGCCGTCGCCggaagatcaagaagatcgagAATTGCACGTTGCGACGGAGATGGCCAACAGCATGCGTGCAAATCGCCCTCGATGGACTCggagcaacaccaccactatTGCTCCTATTCGACCTAGCCTCGTCGGTGTGTTGGAGTTCCGATCTGTATTGTCCTCGCTACAGAAAGCGAGGAATATGCATATGGGGCCCCTTCCTACTCGAGCAAACTCCGGTCACCAACGGGCCAGCTCTACTGCCGAACTTCCTCGTGGCCGTCCCAGGAATAGTACCCTGCCGGCTCATCTACCGACAAACTCGAGAGAAAGAGCGCTGTCACACGGCAACAACCCCCTGAATCTACCAAACGATGCTCTTCCACAGCCCGAGTTTGCCCATGGCAGACCGAGCACCCGGATGAGTTCAGCAAGCTGCACCGTTGACGGCATGCTTGCACCACCATTAGGCTCTTTGACAGCAGCCATCGACCATGCGATGCGGGAAGAGCAATCGCCTGGGCAGTCTCCCATGCCTTCTCCACGTTTGCAGTTGCAAATACCGCCATCACACAGCAGAACTTCCAGCGGTCACTCGTCACCATCGCTCTCACCTTTTCCCGGATTCATGGAGTCTCCAGCCCTTCTCACACCAGCCTCACCAGAACACCCACCCGCTTTCCCCTTTTCAGACTCTTTGGATATGCGCCGTCAGTCCATTTCTGGGTTTCCTGATCACGTAGAGGAGCCCAAACCGGTCAGATGGTGGCCTTACTCGGTGCTACCACCTCCTCATGTGCTTCTCGCAACCTTGTTTCCCACACTTCAGGGGTGGAGGGAAAAGACGTGGTGGGACAAGATACTCAGTGTGATATCGGTACCGAGTATCTTTCTGCTCGTCACAACACTGCCGGTCGTCGAAACGGATGCCGGCGACGGCGAGAGCTCGGAAGTGGATTTCTTGGACTCTCCCCCGTTCGGCCAGCCGGGGAACACTGCGGTGTCCGTCTCGGTAATGGAAGCCAACCTCGCGGAACCCGAGACAGAATGGGAGGAATACCGACGAAGGACCAAGTCCGTGTCGTCACGGTCGATGATAAGCCCATCGGCATCTCAGTTGTCACTACAGCAGCCACCAGACTCGAGCTCGACGCTTGTTTCTGGCTCTgaccgccaacaacaaccgcaatTTCCCAACTCTACACCGGTCACGCCACAGGTCAATAAACCCGTCAGCCTCGAACCCGACCGAGTGACCACGGCATCGGAGCATCCAACAGGATGGAACCGCTGGCTTGTCGCCCTCCAGCTTTTTACAGGGCCAATGTTTGTTGTCCTCATCGGGTGGGCCAACACGATGGAGGACTATGCGGACCCGACGAAGACGCTTCTGATGCTTGTGTTGTACTCGCTGGTGGTCTCGCTGTGTCTGCTGGCGGCACTCCTCTTGACGACATCACCGGATTCGAAACCCAAATACCACTTTCTGCTCTGCTTTCTCGGGTTCGTGATTAGTGTAGCGTGGATCTCGACGATAgcaggggaggtggtgggggcgATGAAGGCGTTTGGGGTTATTCTGGACATTTCGGAGGCGATCTTGGGGTTGACGGTGTTTGCGGTGGGGAACTCGCTGGGAGATCTGGTGGCTGATGTGACGGTTGCTCGGTTGGGGTATCCGGTTATGGCGTT GGCGGCATGCTTTGGAGGTCCAATGTTGAATATTCTGCTTGGGATAGGGATCGGGGGCGCGTGGATGGGGATCACGAAGGCGAACAAGCGCCACAGGAAACACCCGGACAGACCGATTGAGTACAAGCCGTATCACATCCAGGTCGGGGGCACGTTGATGATCTCGGCGGCGACGGTGCTGATGACGTTGATTGTGCTGCTGATTTTGGTGCCAGGGAACAActggatgatgacgaggaggattgggtgggtgttgattGCCATTTGGTCGGTTAGCACGCTGGTCAATTTGGTGGTTGAGCTTACGGGGGTGTGGGCGGATGTGTCGTGA
- the PMM1 gene encoding Phosphomannomutase 1 (BUSCO:EOG09263YFH; EggNog:ENOG503NUGP; COG:I): MATRSEIQTYPPLAERPIKNTIVLFDVDGTLTPARLDASPEILLLLSQLRQKVAIGFVGGSDLPKQQEQLGDPLRVPVTSLFDFCFSENGLTAFKLGQPLPSNSFIKYIGEDNYKDLVKFVLHYIADLDIPIKRGTFVEFRNGMVNVSPIGRNASNEERQEFERFDKERGVRREMVERLRERFGHLGLTFSIGGQISFDVFPTGWDKTYCLKHLEEDAKKDGGIEYTTIHFFGDKTMVGGNDYEIYEDPRTTGHSVKGPEDTIRELKEMFDL; this comes from the exons ATGGCCACCAGATCCGAGATCCAAACCTACCCCCCCCTGGCCGAGCGCCCAATCAAGAACACCATCGTCCTCTTTGACGTCGACGGGACCTTGACGCCCGCCCGTCTT GACGCCTCCCCcgaaatcctcctcctcctctcccaactcCGCCAAAAAGTCGCCatcggcttcgtcggcggcTCCGACCTCCCCAAGCAGCAAGAACAGCTTGGCGACCCCCTCCGCGTGCCTGtaacctccctcttcgacTTTTGCTTCTCCGAAAACGGCCTCACCGCCTTCAAGCTCGGCCagcccctcccctccaactccttcatcAAGTACATCGGCGAGGACAACTACAAAGACCTCGTCAAGTTTGTCCTGCACTACATCGCCGACCTCGATATCCCCATCAAGAGGGGGACGTTCGTCGAGTTCAGGAACGGGATGGTCAACGTCTCGCCCATCGGGCGCAACGCGAGCAAtgaggagaggcaggagTTTGAGAGATTTGACAAGGAGAGGggtgtgaggagggagatggtggagaggttgagggagaggtttggCCATTTGGGGTTGAC gtTCTCCATCGGCGGTCAAATCTCCTTTGATGTCTTCCCCACCGGTTGGGACAAGACCTACTGCCTCAAGCAcctcgaggaggacgccAAGAAGGATGGCGGGATCGAGTATACCACCATTCACTTCTTTGGCGACAAGACCATGGTTGGCGGGAACGATTACGAGATTTATGAGGATCCCAGGACGACTGGGCACTCGGTCAAGGGGCCCGAGGATACGATTagggagttgaaggagatgTTCGACCTTTGA
- a CDS encoding uncharacterized protein (COG:A; EggNog:ENOG503NX9Q): MASRSRDVPDDELFMSRPAPSGEDCDSPTVEPLRIFKPLSPAPDKASNRPKYPAPPSSSSSYSSSTAAGPSSSPAPKPAIASLPPLPSFPFGGSSSAAPLPYPDDDFHKTTQPSKPSRLPYPDDGRKTSSPAPVGRLYSPPPVSSSPKPYGDSASRPTLNTGDKKAGLAERRGTAPKPLQSPDSPGDDRDELFAKPLRNPAVSISTSTSSSTSSASPAPKISNAYQQKPYYPPPGGASNINRFSSTASTSTTRASRGSPPPPETPIVEPGAIPGGGIEARYAAAGISGTATLNALQAQQAQSAAAQSRLAQYGGQRPPAQPQPTRPWTPTEAPDQQPFGPPTVYQGADVVPKPTPPQQGGYNLPQNPNPASQAPASSNLQVSVLEQDFQRMQASTPPPAYTSVNPSANSSQYPNEKQRPVPTSSNSAPAVPGVAQHPAQNAAPSPAPSAVSQHAVASSSRPNASPAPAASSSPAPEKPKPLANTAAAVPAHNAGHPAFANDHPAFANEAKPAAVQNGQPALAHTPSLLAAASSPPPLPEGWIAHLDQNSGQYYYIHLATQATQWEFPKGPTPLNHDAAPLSPTTSTYGNPLASPLLGGGKSALASPMFHPQGHPGYAESIMSVTASVAPSTAGFTGPPPSAGVDVYKVMPTNGVYFGPYLRYVNMDLEKGVWLGSIMIVTDAPQPPTIHIHLSMDLSPNPRQLVPNNIHAHQRWTFWKYDVALQMSDHGTERWTYAVTSHLGCTRYEFVVAGRYETGWRMLAHSGNDFAPSTNQNERARLGGVGFMWKDILQKNIDCGGFHVQLGLGAQIYGDRLWKEVPLLRQWLAMQGRENRKNAPWTARHQEDVSHAYFHYYTSHFDQPFMREAFAQIPHVLQIDDHDIFDGFGSYPDYMQSSAVFKGIGRIAIEMYLLFQHHTTVEILRNVSSDMDLFTVTGSGWHFLKYLGPAMVVIGPDCRSERTQTRVMAGPTYQGIFPKVATLPPSVQHCIWMISVPVIYPRLETVETLANTFATGKKAVNTTYNILGKVTSSVAGVVGGKEMVQHGFKEVKKAVGKSGLMGNVLNQFGEFDIAEELKDLWTHESKDLERTYLIRTLQGIAQQKGIRMTFLSGDVNSCGAGLVHDPSHPQDHKTMYQLIASPVVAAPSSNYLMKMLHNNKLLYVPQNGHKSTHEVSDTKEDMMEIFHTDASGAAREHKKLMARRNYVAIVAYDPEVIANGGQQGQGQPGYAGSVHSGNSGGLSKLSLAVDFVVQGDGAYTATTKYGPVIVPHLEFGH; the protein is encoded by the exons ATGGCCAGCCGGTCGCGCGATGTCCCGGATGATGAGCTCTTTATGAGCCGCCCAGCGCCGTCTGGGGAAGATTGCGACAGTCCGACCGTTGAGCCGTTGAGAATATTCAAACCACTGAGCCCGGCCCCCGATAAGGCATCCAACCGGCCAAAGTATCCCGCCCcgccttcatcgtcgtcttcctACTCGTCCTCGACCGCGGCAGGCCCATCGTCATCGCCAGCACCCAAGCCAGCAATTGCGTCTTTGCCACCACTCCCCTCGTTTCCTTTCGGGGGCTCAAGCTCTGCGGCGCCGCTTCCGTATCCTGACGACGACTTCCACAAGACTACCCAGCCATCAAAGCCCAGTCGGCTACCCTATCCAGATGATGGCCGCAAGACCTCTTCACCCGCGCCTGTTGGTAGGCTCTACAGTCCTCCACCGGTATCGTCAAGTCCCAAGCCGTACGGAGACTCAGCTTCACGGCCGACCCTGAACACGGGAGACAAGAAGGCTGGTCTTGCTGAACGACGTGGAACAGCACCCAAACCGCTGCAGAGCCCTGACAGCCCAGGGGATGACAGGGATGAGTTGTTCGCAAAGCCTCTCAGGAACCCAGCCGTTTCCATCTCGacctcgacttcttcttcgactAGCTCTGCCTCTCCAGCGCCCAAAATTTCGAATGCCTATCAGCAAAAGCCCTATTATCCTCCTCCCGGCGGCGCAAGCAATATCAACCGCTTTTCGTCGACggcgtcaacctcgacaactCGCGCCAGTCGTGGatcacccccgccccctgaGACTCCTATTGTGGAGCCAGGTGCGATTCCTGGGGGTGGCATCGAGGCACGATATGCTGCTGCAGGCATCTCCGGGACCGCGACTCTCAATGCTCTACAAGCGCAACAGGCTCAAAGCGCTGCTGCACAGTCGCGACTGGCGCAATACGGTGGTCAACGTCCGCCGGCGCAGCCACAGCCCACCCGGCCTTGGACGCCGACTGAAGCTCCGGACCAGCAGCCCTTCGGTCCGCCTACGGTGTACCAGGGGGCCGATGTAGtcccaaaacccacaccaccgcaacAAGGAGGCTACAATCTTCCCCAGAATCCCAACCCGGCTTCTCAGGCCCCAGCAAGCAGCAACCTACAGGTTTCGGTATTGGAGCAAGACTTCCAGCGCATGCAAGCCTCGACTCCTCCGCCTGCCTATACATCTGTCAATCCCAGCGCAAACAGCTCCCAGTACCCGAACGAGAAGCAACGCCCGGTACCGACCAGCTCGAACTCGGCCCCAGCTGTTCCCGGCGTTGCGCAACACCCTGCCCAAAACGCGGCTCCGAGCCCTGCCCCCAGTGCCGTATCCCAGCACGCTGTtgcctccagctcccgaCCCAACGCCAGTCCGGCCCCGGCTgcctcatcatcgccagcgCCAGAGAAGCCAAAACCTCTTGCGAATACAGCTGCCGCCGTACCAGCACACAACGCCGGTCATCCCGCGTTTGCGAACGATCACCCCGCTTTCGCCAACGAGGCAAAGCCCGCAGCGGTGCAAAATGGGCAACCAGCGCTGGCACATACACCGTCTCTTCTCGCGGCGGCGTCTTCTCCACCCCCGCTGCCGGAGGGCTGGATTGCGCATCTTGACCAAAACTCGGGACAGTACTATTACATTCACCTGGCGACTCAGGCCACACAGTGGGAATTTCCCAAGGGACCAACTCCTCTAAACCACGACGCAGCTCCCCTCTCGCCCACCACATCCACTTATGGAAACCCGCTTGCCTCGCCACTGTTGGGTGGCGGCAAGTCCGCGTTGGCCTCGCCCATGTTCCACCCCCAAGGCCATCCAGGCTATGCCGAGAGCATCATGAGCGTCACAGCATCGGTAGCTCCTTCGACAGCAGGATTCACGGGACCTCCTCCCAGTGCCGGGGTCGATGTGTACAAGGTGATGCCAACAAATGGCGTCTATTTTGGACCGTATCTGCGCTATGTAAACATGGacctggaaaagggggtctGGCTTGGCAGCATCATGATCGTGACCGATGCGCCACAGCCTCCCACCATTCACATTCATCTTAGCATGGATCTTTCCCCCAATCCTCGGCAGCTTGTGCCAAATAACATACATGCGCACCAGAGGTGGACTTTCTGGAAGTACGATGTGGCGCTCCAGATGTCGGACCATGGGACCGAGAGGTGGACGTACGCAGTGACTTCGCACTTGGGATGCACACGGTACGAATTTGTCGTTGCCGGTCGCTATGAGACAGGATGGCGCATGCTTGCCCACTCTGGCAATGATTTTGCGCCGAGTACCAACCAAAACGAAAGGGCGAGGCTTGGTGGCGTAGGCTTCATGTGGAAGGATATCCTTCAAAAGAACATCGACTGCGGCGGGTTCCATGTCCAGCTCGGCCTGGGAGCTCAAATCTACGGTGATCGTCTCTGGAAGGAGGTGCCTCTTTTGAGGCAGTGGTTGGCGATGCAGGGGAGAGAAAACAGAAAGAATGCGCCGTGGACAGCACGGCATCAGGAGGATGTGTCGCATGCGTACTTTCACTACTACACCAGTCACTTTGACCAGCCGTTTATGCGCGAGGCATTTGCGCAGATTCCGCACGTTTTGCAGATTGATGATCATGATAT CTTTGATGGGTTTGGCTCCTATCCCGACTACATGCAGTCGTCTGCTGTCTTCAAGGGCATCGGCCGGATCGCTATTGAGATGTATCTTCTCTTCCAGCATCACACTACAGTTGAAATCCTACGCAACGTCAGCTCAGACATGGATCTGTTCACTGTCACCGGCTCAGGCTGGCACTTCCTCAAGTACCTCGGTCCCGCCATGGTAGTCATCGGCCCAGACTGCCGCTCCGAGCGTACTCAAACCCGCGTCATGGCCGGCCCGACATACCAAGGCATCTTCCCCAAGGTGGCCACCCTCCCGCCCAGCGTCCAGCATTGCATCTGGATGATTTCGGTACCGGTCATCTACCCCCGTCTCGAAACTGTCGAAACCCTCGCCAACACCTTTGCCACGGGCAAAAAAGCCGTCAATACAACCTACAACATCCTCGGCAAGGTCACGTCCTCCGTCGCCGGCGTGGTAGGCGGCAAGGAGATGGTCCAGCACGGCTTCAAGGAAGTGAAGAAGGCTGTTGGAAAGTCTGGGCTGATGGGCAACGTCCTCAACCAGTTTGGCGAGTTTGACATTGCCGAAGAGCTCAAAGACCTTTGGACTCACGAGTCGAAGGACCTCGAGCGAACTTACCTCATCCGCACACTCCAGGGGATCGCCCAGCAAAAGGGTATCCGTATGACGTTCCTGTCAGGAG ACGTCAACTCCTGTGGCGCAGGCCTAGTCCacgacccctcccacccccaagacCACAAAACAATGTACCAACTCATCGCCTCCCCCGTCGTCGCCGCGCCCTCGAGCAATTACCTCATGAAGATGctccacaacaacaagcttcTTTACGTTCCCCAGAACGGCCACAAGTCTACTCATGAAGTGTCGGACACAAAGGAGGACATGATGGAGATCTTCCATACTGATGCGTCAGGCGCGGCGAGGGAGCACAAGAAActgatggcgaggaggaactATGTCGCCATTGTGGCGTACGACCCGGAGGTGATTGCCAATGGGGGgcagcaggggcaggggcagccGGGTTATGCGGGGAGTGTGCACAGTGGAAATTCGGGAGGGTTGAGCAAGTTGAGTCTGGCGGTTGATTTTGTGGTGCAGGGGGATGGAGCTTACACGGCGACGACCAAGTATGGGCCGGTGATTGTGCCGCATTTGGAGTTTGGGCACTGA
- a CDS encoding uncharacterized protein (EggNog:ENOG503P9I4) codes for MWKSRCALCDCWSPGYLEDGRHRSFRPTRLTNLKVFGADPSLRCTRTQESGTAFAGSSLYTILLQLSGLPQLTRLPPELTKMIQNFSADNLVWRLTRVIGIAENGPPLSVMPQAFHLSKISAWERGGEPVLAANGCESAMPQIIRLTVDSRGLQRVERLQEKPVHRPGRSESKAFAVFDERDVRGAVLWFKDKPTAYG; via the exons ATGTGGAAATCGCGCTGCGCCCTCTGCGACTGTTGGTCGCCTGGCTATCTGGAAGATGGCCGGCACAGGAGCTTCAGGCCGACACGACTGACGAACCTGAAAGTTTTCGGCGCTGATCCGAGCCTTCGCTGCACAAGAACTCAAGAGTCAGGAACAGCGTTCGCGGG ATCCTCCCTGTACACCATTTTGCTGCAGCTCTCGGGCTTGCCCCAGCTTACCCGGCTGCCACCCGAGCTTACGAAGATGATCCAAAACTTTTCGGCCGACAACCTTGTTTGGAGGCTCACTCGAGTGATTGGGATCGCGGAAAATGGGCCCCCGCTGTCTGTCATGCCACAAGCTTTTCATCTATCCAAGATTTCCGCTTGGGAGCGCGGCGGAGAACCTGTCCTAGCAGCAAACGGTTGTGAGTCGGCCATGCCACAGATCATTCGTCTGACCGTCGACTCGCGCGGACTTCAGAGGGTTGAAAGGCTACAAGAAAAGCCCGTCCATCGCCCTGGGAGGTCCGAATCGAAGGCCTTTGCAGTGTTTGATGAAAGGGATGTGCGAGGGGCCGTTTTGTGGTTCAAG GATAAACCTACCGCCTATGGTTGA